TGTGACTTGCCAAGGTAATTCCTTTAGCTATCTAACCCTTGCTCATTCCACAAATGATCTGAGTACGAAGATATtcatttccatttatatttGTATACATTTATTCAGAACATGGGCCACAAAAGGCTGAATATGTTACTTACAGCATTTACCTTTTACATGTCATCCTATGTTAGTATACTAAATAACCTCTGGCTACGAGGATTGTCATCTGAATTTCTCATAGAATAGTGGAACGACAGAGTCAGTTGCTTACTACTAACAACTGTATACAGTCTTGCCCAGGAAAGAAAATATCTAGTCCTGTAAAGGAATTCACTTTTGTTGAGGCAAGATGAAAAGGGCACTTGTCATACAAGCTCTCTTTGCCTCATCACTCTCCCAAAGTCATAAGCCTGACAATATCCCCTTTCAACATCCAAAAAGCCATGCTATCAGGAGGAGGTATTCTCCTTATAGCTTCCTCTGGCTGAATGGGGAAATGATCCACCATGCAAACACCATTACAAAGGCAGATCAGCAGCAAATGAACAGAAACCAGTAGGCATCACATGCACTTAGCTCATGTCCATGCACAAAACTGAATAGCTCGTCTGTGATTAAATCTGAAGTCTTAGTGCAACCTGGCAAACCCAAGGCTCAACAGGTCTGCGTAATGAAAGGCTgtgaactgactgactgaatatgCAGCTGTCAGTGCCTTGCCTTtgggattttgtttttcttctgcaAACATCGCAGAATTGCTAAGGAAAACACAGGAGCGTTGCTTTAGTCGAAAGACTTGCCTggaaagcaaaaacaacaacagacctTTCTTACCACCGCACATGCATGACAGCAGGCACCTGGTTACTAGTTACACAAGGACATCAAAGTAATGttagggcagataaacaaaacagATGATTGACATAAGGAGGGGATCATGCTTTTGGACACGATAAAACCTCAAAAACAGACTGAATCATTCAAATGACGGTCAATGAAAGACATGATTATGTCATATAGAACCCTAATGACTTTGATGAATACAAATCGCTTTCATATTAGTATTTTTAATCTACATTACTCTGGTTTGCTCCAGTGGCAGATAAAGGAAGTGAAGTCTCGAGGAAACCAGATGCGTATGTGACCCTAACTCatgttttctgctgctgtgaaCCATGACAGTTTACTGCACTCCAATGTGTCATCAAACTGAGCATGCTTTTCCTGCAGCCGGGGAGGAAATCCCTGCTTTCTTCCTGACATTAATCCTGTGCTGCTCTGCAGGGGCCAAAACCAGGTGTGCTTGTTTGCACTGTCCAACCCAGGGGCTTCTGAGAATGGATCCTGATTACACTAAACAAGGCTTGTAAAAGAAACATGAGCCAGGCGAGTAAAGACTACGAACAGCAAGCTTATATATAGTCAGTTCCAGTTCCTGTCCGCATGGGTATGTAGGCTGAAACATGAACAGGTACACAAGAATAAACACTCGTgtacacacccaaacacactaTGCACACAGCCTGAATTATCCCACTGTGTGAGGCAAAGGTTACATCCAAGCCCTTGTATTTTAGCGTCCTACACCGACATGGGAGGACAGGCCAgctgtaaacacatttgtgtcatttcctCTCGGATTACTTAGGCATGTGGTATCATTGGGAGAGCACAAATGCAGGGAATGCATCACTCATCCTTTCTCTACAGAGAGCCATTCAGAGTCCTAACTAGGAGAGAACTGCACTGCATAACTACATACATTCAAACTCAGGGTAAACTGACACTACCCGCAATCAGTTAAGTCAGTTACAATGATACTTTATTGGGTTACTGCTTCATGTACAGTCCAGGTATACTCAAAATAAAGGGGCTGTCCATAGTAAGCCCCATCGTAGCTGAGGGTTCTGGTCTTCCCACCCTGGTTTGGGTTAAATTCACTGGCATGGAACCAAACCAATCATCGAGACGGTTTGACAAACTCATCATAGCCCAAAGAATGTTCAAGAAAATATTCAAAGAACTGCACTTTTGGTTTCAATCATCGGTTTTCTCTCGGGAAAGCCTGGATTCGAATTAAAATTCAGAGGCACTGTCCAGACTGCTgaggaggaaaacaggaagTCTTAAGCCCAAAGAGAGGGTAGGTATGATGAATGGGTCTCTAATCACACCTAACTTGTGCTACTGTTTTTGGCAAGGCCTTTAATTAGCACGCACAAGAAGGCGTGTAAATAGAGAATTTGAAAAGCAACCAAATAACAAGGGAACTGTATTTCAACCAGTTGCTATATTAACTAAATAACAACATTACCCTAGAAAAGTGTAATTCCAAAGTCAGGTGTGAAATTTGGTGTTATTTTATGTCATGTTTACAAATGGAAATGTTTTACTTCTACCTGGCACTAGGCCTTACTTCTAGGTACTGCCTAGTGAAAACCATGGATTaaatccaaaacaaaccaaagagaGAGGTTTGTGTGCCAACACTAATGAAGGCCGGTTATGCAAGCCATTTAGATCTAGGTCCATATATTGAACAGATTCAGAAAACATGGCTTCAGAAACCTTAAGGAATTGTAGCAAAATATCCTTTTTGAGACATCTATTTACAAAGGTGAAagacacataaaaatgttggcCTTGTGCAATTTCCATGCAtgttaatgacatttttatcatctttcatcttcttgaaaataaaccaaacagtGTCCATACATGTCTGCATATGCTCATATTCAGTAAACTAGTCACTTTCATTTTAGTTTCAGCAGGATCTAGTGAACTGACTGGGTGAACTTGGTGTCCTCCCACCAACTGAGAAGGTAAGGCGAGAAGGTGCTGGATCTACAACGGCTGAACAGGGGGATATAGGACTGATTTTCAAGTTCAGGGACGGTTTAGCAGAGCAGCGGAGACCCCTGCCGCAGTTCACAGCAGTCCAGACCAGCTGTGCCCAGGCCACTGTCAACCCCACCACGAGACAGTGGGAGAGCCATAAAACAAGCCCTTGGACCACAGCACCTCCAGGGAGAGTTAGCCCACTTTACAGGTCATAAATTAACACCCACAAACTGTGTAGTCAACAGGAATTGCTGTTTCATTGCCACTTTCTTCTGCAGGGAATTGTGAAGAAAGCTCCATTGGAATAAGATTTCAAACCACTATTGTTCTGAAATGCGTTGACAAAGGATGTCAAAAAGGAACCCAAAGAAAGTCAAGTGGGGACTGGGAGGAATTCCTGAGAGTTATGCAGTGCTTGCTGTCTAGGCTCTCTAATTACATCTTTCTTGTTCTGTGGAGGCCATCCTTGAATCACAGTGCTTAAGCTCAATGCTAAGCCATGAGGAACATGGATCAACCTCCAAATCCATCACTGTCAGTTAGAACAAGATGACAGACTCCAAGCTCATTgaagacatacatacatagcaAACACCAGAACTGGAGAAAGGCCTACTGGCCACTCACTGACTTAGCTGGCATTACTTTACAGCAGTCCATAGATGAGTTAAAACTATAATTTCCAATTCTATAATAAATGAGAGAATGTTACCAGAGAGATAACACATTGTGGTAGTCTCAGTACTTAGGTCCAGAGTCAAGATGCATTTATTAGGTGCAACTTACAAGCTATCTTAACTCATACCTTACCAGCCATTCCTCTCCCTTTGATTCCTTCCCTGCAGTCTATCATTTGCTTTCTGCTCCTGCACCCTGCCATGGTGCCCTCATATTTCCCCCACGGCTCAccaccacaaaaaaacaacaatagcTTAAAatttgtgatgtgtttgtttcttgttgttttgtttttgccatttgtctctgtaaagcactctgTGACAATCCTTGTTGTCAACCGTGCTTTGTAATTAAATTTGATTTGACGTGAAATTACCTTTACTAAACTAGAGCACAGTTATAAAAATGCCTTGGCAATCTACAAGAATATTTTAAGACCTCAATCCTTGAGGTCACAAACAGGTTTTTAAAGGGACATAGGCTACACTTGTGCTCaacctcctgtgtgtgttttcattattttggtCGAGGGGAGGCCACACAAAGACTGACAACTGTACCAATAAGGCTTTTAGAGTAATGGGTGAAAGACATCCCATCACACAGGCGGTTTTGAGCTTATGATTTATTTGACCATATTAGTGAGCATTAGCTAACCAAGTGACATACTACAACTCCCTTCTAAATATAATCAACTGCAAGAAGTCCAATGAATTATTGGCTAATTAAAGCACAGGACTGGTTAAAACTGGGGGTGTGTTGTCGAATATAGTGCTACACAATCTGGATGTAGCCCGATCAGACAGCTGCTATATCTATTAAATGTCACTGAGATATCGGAAGAGAAGTGAATAGGTTCTTTGGCGTGAGCACTGTTTTAATAGCCAAAATACCTTACTATGTGTGGATCACCAGACTACAGAAAGACTGGAGGCTACTGTTACATGGGGTTTACATTTACACCATTACAGTATGCAGCTGTGAAAGAGGGATGTATGGGTTACAACAAATGGACACAAATATAGCTTAGTGGACTTCTACCTTTTGGGTGGATTATATGATTATTATGAATAGGACAGACTACTTATGTGGAAGTTAACATGTATGTTAGCATGTATCTAGATCAGCCTTTCCTCCATTTGGTAATCCAATAATAGTTTTAGAAGGATATAAGTATCACAAAAACATGTACATgtccctatatgaatattatggGGAAATGATAGTAATATCATAGGGGATAAAAGTACCATAATGTGCACACTATGGAATATACAGTGTTTTTTCGTTGGGGTCATTGCAGAATAGTAACAATCTATTGTAGTCCACCCACAACTGGGGAAATATAGTGACAATAAACCGATCAATATTCAAACTTTAGGGTGAAATAAATAGGTCTGGGAGATAAGATGAAATTGCTTCACATTAGTTCGCTGGTACAGCATCGGCGGTGCAAGAAATGTGATTTATAGCCTGTCATACTCACAAAGTGACTGTTCTGTTGGGGAAGGAGTCTGGGGGTAACACCTGATGGAGCTCCATGTTGCTGCAAACCACTTTCCTGTCCGACGGCTGGCTTTTCCCAGCGCTTTTTGAGCGTTCATCATATGTTTTGCAATCAGATGATACCGCCGAACCACCGCCGCCGAGCAGTAAAATCACAAACAACTGCAACAGATCCACCCTCATTTTTTCAAACACGTCTAGAAAACCACTGCAGCATTGGCAAAGAAAAGAatgtattaataataaataggaCGGGCGGCGGATTTGCTATGAAAGGGTGGTCTGTAAGCCACACTCAACATGCCCCGttaaagacaaaaatgaaacatttgcCATGCTGCAAATATCTTGTTTGGCTCAAATGAAccttcctcctccatttctcGCAAGGCTTTCGCTTTGCTCGGCGGCATTCAACCCGACAGAGGTGTCCTCCTTTGTTTGCCAAACGACTCATTTATAATGCCCTTTCCATCCTGGTGTGGTGCTCGTTTCCCCCCGACATTGCCACCGCGCACTATTTTAACGGTTAAACGTGTCCACTGGTTATAAAATAAGTTGTCCGGTTGGTGAAGGGGTTTCTTTGTTGGCCATAGCGCGGATCCAAGTGAGAGTGTTGTCTGCTCCACAGGAGACGGCTGCAGTCATTCCAGGTTATCAACACCACCACCATGCACTAACTTCAGGAAACCCGGCCAGCCGAGCTTTTAAAAACTTTCTCAGGGATATTCCCCGGAGCCCTGGGACTATATACTGAACCAAACAAGAGCAAGTAaacttccccctttctctcgctctctctctttgcaaaGCTTCAACTTTTCTCCCCCGAAGAAATGGTATCCAGTTTTAGTTCCAAGAGGAAATAATGCTACTCTGGGAAAAAACACGAGCGCGCAAAAACAGCCGTTCCCGAGTTGAAAGTGGAGTGTAAATCCTCAGTAAACGACGCAGACTAGGCTAGATCCCTCGATGGTGAATATCCAAAACGGTTGTTGTTGTGGCTCTTTTTCAGCCCCCTCTCTTAGGAAAGTATTCACAGCCAGTTCTCTATCCATTGAGAAGTCCTGTTCCATGGTCCTGCCCCGGGGCTCCACCAGCGTCAAGCCcgatagaaaaaaaatagtacaTCCGGTCcgaaatttcaaaataaaacctgtAGAAACGAAAATCCAACCGTTGCAACGTTTTTCTCAGCAAAACGGCACCGAAAAGAAAATGAAGGTCATATTTAAGCAGGATTCTGAagcaaatgaaaatacaactgTTATTTTATACTTGCTGTTTTACTTTGAGTGATTCCACTGAGTATCTTGATACGATTTTTGTAATTCTGTTCTGTCCGCATTAACTTGTTATGGTGAATGAAGGTAGCCTACTTCCTGTTGAATGTTCTGGTACGGAGACGCTCCGGGGGCCACTTGGTTAAAATAAACAGTCGGTGTGTATACTCTCCGTTTTAAAACTCGTGCGTACGGTTCAACATCATGTACTCGCAGTTTTATAAACTGTGCTCTCAAAGTAACTTTCCCGACAGCAAACGAGATTGCTGTCGGGTTGCGTCAAGTCAGCGAGAGTCACTGGCCAGAATAATGCCGGAAGTTAGACGATTTggccttcaaaacaaaagcgCAACATTTGTCACTATATCAAAAATAGTGGAATTATTGGATTACATTTTGAGTGAAGTGATGATGATGGAATTATGGTGCATTTTATTCCTTGATGAAAGAGTGCATTACAGAGAGGTACATTTAAGCCTTAAATCACTGAACTTCTAGTATTAATGTGGTCATTTCTGCATGGCTGGCATATATTTGACACAGCTCCTGATCTGTCTGCTGCAGGAAAGGTTTCTTTGAAGGCATGGATTAACCATGGGCAAAGTTTATAAAACTGagattaaagagtaactaaaccccaaacccaaatttatggtgaagcctgacacctaatggtgaaaagtaaggctctgctattggctggtctttgtgccaagtgatgtcaccaactgttgtactctatagaaggtttTTAAAATGATATTATATATTTCCACGTCTACCAGCAAGTGCCCCCTGGTGATTATTTTTCCGAAAAGTGACAAATTTAACTCTTTTGTTTTGAAGGCAACCTCGCTTACCTTCCGGTCTTATTCTAGCCGATTGTGGTTATTTTAACCAAAACCCATGACGTCACTACAACCTTTCACTCATAGATCCTGCCTCTCTAGCCATCTAAGTTTATTTTCATGCGGACAGAATAAAAGgggaaaataaagtttaataGGCTACAACAGCTTCAGACGCTGTCAAACCATGAAATACAGTTTAACTATCCTATCTatcttattttatatattttatcatTGAGAACCCAACGAAAGAAAACACTaatatagtgagtttatagtgacattatcctattttatatttcttatcTCGTGTGATATCGCTATCCTCTATAGCCTACTCATGGTTTTACATGTTATGTTTTTAATATCcctctaaaatgtgtttttaattagaCTATAGGCTATTATGAATTTGTTAGACCTAgctatagttctttttcgtaAGGGAAGTAGGCTACTTGTTGGAAACATTTGACCCCAAATGTGGTGTTATACGGAGTTTTTCCAGTTCATTCGTTTACAAAATATATCATCAGagacattttttaaatgatcCATAATCGAGCTGTTATAAACCAACCAATAGCATATTGCTTGCCCAGCTAATGTAAGCCTATCTCCTCCtcttatttcctctctctccatccagcctcttctcttctgtttggCTGTCTTCAAACAAGTTCAGGCTAGCTTGCAATAAGCAATAGATGAAAAATGAAGTCACATGTGGAGCAAAACAATATCCTTGTATAACACCGACGTCAGGGGAACGTTTCTGCTGAAGACGAGGGTTTGTTTGCCAGAGGGCTATTCATCTCCCTGTTCTTTGTTATGATCGGGTCGAGTGAGTGACTTCATTTTAGAGAGAACTGAACTATAGTCTAACCTTGTAGTGATCACAGGGCAGGGAACAAGAGCCTGAGGCCATGATGCTTTTACCTCCATTAGTCTGGGTTTGATTTCAGGACCTTGGAGGGCTTGACGTTCACTGAAAGGAGTTTGTCTGAAAACAACAGACTTTCACTGAACTACTCTCAATAGAATGTGAAATGTTATTTAAGTTGCTACAATTAAAGCAAGAGTTAAGCATTTAGTCAGTCATCATATGAGCAGAACAAAAGTCTGCAGCAAAGAAACTTATATCGGGAAAAATTCAATgtatttgattgttttttatcTCTACATTCAAACATTATATTCCTTTTTACACTGACATCTCCCACAATAATGTAACCTATGGTATGCCTGTCTTTTGTCATATTATAACTTACTCCAAAATAGGgaaaatgtctcaaaaaaatCTTATGGCCGTAAAAATAACCAGCAGCGCTCTAATAGAAATAATGACTGAACACATTGGATTATTCGGATGAATAAAATGTCTTGAAGGGTGAAATAACACAGGCCTATTCCCAAAATGACTTCTTCATGACCGGTACAGGTCATGAGAAAATCATCATTGGCCAATAGAGCTGGTCTGGTCTCTCATATCTAGGCCAACCTGCGCAGTGCAAAACAGTCCGCGAACAGCTCCAATCATGATGTAATAACGCAGGAGTGTAGTGtgctgccttcacgtgctcATCGTAAACTCCCTTTTCCTGGAAATACGACTATCAAGAGAAAGGAAAATTCGTTTTTTGGTGACTGTTGTTTTAATTTAGTAATCAAGCTAGCCTACTTTTTGCTGCAGTGTCAGAATAAAGGGGAGAAAATGCGTATCAGGCATGTAATTAATGTTAAAATCGAGTTAAGTGTGCATAAAATGAGTGAGAACTAAAAGTCAAACAAATAGCCAAGTGGAAATAGAAACATACAACAACGATAATTATTTACATAGGATGCCAAATAGTCACAAATAGGCTAATAATAGGCCACAATtgatcacttttaccatcagttgtgTAGATGGCTTAGGCCTCCTAAACGTCACACCCTGGCAACGTTCCCGGTGGTAGTCGACTGTTGTGTCGTTCACGAGCGTAAAACTCGTAATATCCGACAGCTCGTGAAGGCAACAttactcttccctccctctctttcgaTCGAAAGCGGCTGTATCGCCCAGTGTCCATGCGGATTCAAGATCATGTGTGAAGACAGACACAGTAGCGTGCtgtaaacatgtaaaactaTGAGCCCGCAGAATATAAAGAAGTGATTTATTCAGTTggtcaaacaaataaacatgttcCCACGTGACTTTGCGTGGGGAGCGGGAACTGCTGCGTATCAAATAGAAGGTATGTAAACACAACCAGACTGTAACTTCTGTTGTAGCGAGCACACTCCATTCAAAAGACGAGGCATGGGTTCCTCCTGACGGTGGAGTTTTTAATAGGCCCAAATACATTCACTATATTCCCGAGAGTCAGTAATAACCCATAAAGAATTTAACATTAGTTATCTCATCACCATAATTAGTTCTGACAGACTTGGACCAGCACACAAAAACGCATTAACGcttgattaaaaacacattgccACACCCTTACAAAAATAACTATGGtgatcctataatacattttagaaggatgctatacaaataatcACAGCAAAAGCAAACACTATACATAATAtgctgtaggaatattatatggaTGTTATAGTGATACTGTAGAAGATAAACAGAGGATACAGTCACAATAAACTCCCTATTGTGTACCACAAAAACATTATAAGTCCCaataggagtattatagtgttttttctttacattccacctcattttgtgcaatgaaacagcgtttatgtgtgtgttgaggtggCTGGGATGCTGACAGCAAGGGACCGAGTATCTGGGACACGTTTTGTCATCATGAGAAAGGCAGAGTGTTTGGGGAGCAGAATGGAGATGTGGCCTGTAACAGCTATGAGCTGTGGGAGGAAGACCTGCAGTGCATCCAGCAGCTTGGACTGACGCACtaccgcctgtctctctcctgggcCCGCCTGCTGCCGGATGGGACCACACAGCATGTCAATCAAAAAGGTATTTCCATCATCCCATGAGACCCACGCCACAGTTCTATCCAAAACACACTGTGACAAGTCTGTTTGGGGAAGAGTTTTCATCAGTGTAGGACAGAGAAACAGCTATTTTTGACTTCTGTAGACAGTCTTTGTCCTGTTTTACCTGAATTGgtccagaggtgtgaccaagtcaactttgctcgagtcccaagtcagtctcaagtcttgaggcacaagtctcaattTAAGTCTTaagtctaaatatagaacatcaaatcaagtccatgtcattaatatccagtgtccagtatcaatttaatatctgatagaaaacaaaaaatctaggacttttcaatgcaatatggttttaatagtgTAAAAACGTGGTAAGTGAATcttgagtttgatttctataatcaatttcaacttcaataaattaaatcattccatacaatGTAAATTCAGtggtctggtggaacaaatctcatcactttcaatctaagtcatttacataaACACAATATCTTTTGTCAAggctttagaaaccttttcaagtcatcaaagtacaagtcaaagtcaagtcctaggtcaccagaacccaagtcaagtcaaggcTCAGTTCTCTttatgcatcaagtcaagtctcaagcagttaaaattgtgactcaagtctgacttgagtccaagtcatgtgactcgagtccccacttCTGCTTATTACACATTTGTGACAATCCTTTCTATCTGTCCGACAGGTGTACAATACTACAACAAGGTGATTGATGACTTGCTGGCCTGTAACGTGTCACCCATGGTCACCCTTTACCACTTCGACTTGCCTCAAGCTCTCCAAGACCAGGGTGGCTGGAAATCGGCGGGTATAGCGGCCGCCTTCGACAGCTACGCCTGCTTCTGCTTCCAGACGTTCGGGGACCGCGTCAAACTGTGGATCACCATCAACGAGCCGTACGTGTGCGCCAAACTGGGTCACGAAGACGGCGTCCACGCGCCGGGGCTTAAAGAACCGGGGGTCGCTGCCTACCTGGTGGGCCATAACATGCTGCGCGCCCACGCCGTGGCCTGGCATAGCTACAACTCCTTCTATAGGCCGGAACAGAGGGGTGCAGTGTCACTGGCCATCAACAGCGACTGGGTTGAGCCATTACACCCGGGAAGCACCGAGGGTATCGCTGCCACTGAACGCTACCTCGCTTTTACACTGGGGTGGTTTGCCTGGCCGGTATTTGTCACCGGAGATTACCCAGAAGTCATGAGATCTGCCATTGACGCTCAAAGCAAGAAGCTGGGACACAGCGGCGGCTCCAGGCTGCCCAGCTTCTCCCAAGACGAACCCTCCGTTTTGGGCACGGCTGACTTCTTCGCGTTAAACTACTACACGTCTCGGAAAGTGAAGCCGGGAGGAGGGTGCGGACAGGTGCTGTGTGTGAAGAGTGACCGAGATGCAGTGGACGTCTTGGACCCGTCCTGGCCGGTGTGCGGGGTGTCCTGGCTGGCTGTGGTGCCTCACGGCTTGAGGAGACTTCTCAAGTACATCAAGGTAAAAGCACTACCAAGGCCTTCGTCATTTGGGGTCATGACACAGCAGCTTGGGTTTAtagacgatatatcgaaatttaatatatcgcaatacaaccATCACAATTTCAACCCCATATCACATATCGAACCGTATCATGAGATTAGCAtactgtcccatccctagtttatatttctgtttcatGTTAGGCTAAAAGCAGGCTGTAGTTGCCACTTAGTCCTCGTCGCTAGGGAAAACTCCAAACTGGGCTCCATGTCCTTCAATTTGACTGTGAATTCAATCAGTCGAAATGTGAactcatattttctgtttttctcttccaATCAAACTGAATTGACAAACTAGGAAACAAATTGCCTCCCACCAAATGAGGAGAAAACTCTGACATTTGTTTACTGTCTTGCTATCGATTTTGCATGCAGTAATCTCCTTTTAACACCCccagaaacacactgatgctCCATTAGTGCTGTCACATTGAATGAAGCGGTTATTTGGGTGAAAACTATTTGCAAACGAGCAATTTCCTGCTGTTGTGACTTGTCACAGACCATTAAGTTGAGCTTGGCAGTGTCGAAATGCAGCTAAACGGCACACTGTAGACCGCTTTGTCTCTCGCTGGAATGTTTGACAGCCGCGATGCCTTGTTTGACTACAACGTCTGCCCCGTCGACTCTCCAGGACACTTTCCACAGCCCTGCCGTCTACATCACAGAGAACGGCTTCTCTCAGGTGGGGCCGCTGCAGATGGAGGATGTGCAGCGCTGTGAGTTTTACCAGGACACCATCTTGGAAGTGGCTAAAGGTAATAACTGGAAAATTCTCTATATTGGATGTCTGCCActgaaaacaagcaaacaattCATTATGAGTTAAACGCATACATGTGCCATTCGAGTTTTCCATGACAGTTGTAATAGTGTCCAGGGATCAAGTGATGGCTTATACTATATTTTCTGGAGGCGTATACTCTATGGTTCTCCGGGGAATGGACTATGTTTACAATTATATTAAATTTTGTTATAGCATCGAAGGCCTCAGGTATTTTGACTACATTTTATTATCCCAAATTGTCAGCACCCAATACATTTGGCATGTCATTGCTATCAGTTTCTGCCTCAATATCTTTTCCCCGTTTGCATAATGCTGTTGACACATTTTCCCCCTCCTTCACTCATTTGCTGTCAAAACACGTCATTTATCATCAAGCCACTGACCACCACCACATATAAATCCCCTCTTACTTTTTTAACCGTGCTGCATGCCACTTTACCGTGCTGCAGTCGCAGAAAATACAGCCAAGGAATGCATCTGCTAGTTGTCGGAGATATTATATGATAAAGAAAGTGCAAGGTTTATATACCTCTCTTTCTGTACAGTAATCACTTTCATGGTGTGTTGATGATAACGTAAAACTCTAATAATGGGTTATACCGTGTCTTTTGAGTTATCTTTATTTCATGTACTTGAGGTTTGCAAGGAATCATGGGTAGTGGTATGTAAAAAAACTCCTTGGCtacttgttttttgttcctagcagtagttgtagttgagtgcatgttttgaattttgtatattttgtggATTGTAAAGATATTTGGTCGACCATCTGATGAGGTAAACACTTGAATATGGTAgtgtgtctttattttctgtttcttcaaTAGATAGGTATAGTCACAGATCAGCATGTTACATATTCTATGCCAAACCTTTCATCATCTGATTAAAAGGTGTTGGCAAGAGATTAGATGTTGCCTGTATCCATGACAGTCATAGAAAGCACTGATAAGCATGTAACTagactaagctagttttcacttgctGCAAATAAATCTCTCCCTTGGTATGCTTTGGAAAACTTAATAATGGCACCACACTGATGCTAATCTCGTTATATGTCATGTCAGTAGTCATGGGTTAAATCAGTGGCTATGGCTGTGGAAATACAAGGAGAGTAAAAATCAAAGTCACATGTACAAAATTACAACTCCTCTCCATGtttcttgctgtgtgtgtgtccttgtttagCCATTGGAGAGGACGGGGTCGACGTCCGGGGATA
This region of Centroberyx gerrardi isolate f3 chromosome 23, fCenGer3.hap1.cur.20231027, whole genome shotgun sequence genomic DNA includes:
- the gba3 gene encoding cytosolic beta-glucosidase; translated protein: MFPRDFAWGAGTAAYQIEGGWDADSKGPSIWDTFCHHEKGRVFGEQNGDVACNSYELWEEDLQCIQQLGLTHYRLSLSWARLLPDGTTQHVNQKGVQYYNKVIDDLLACNVSPMVTLYHFDLPQALQDQGGWKSAGIAAAFDSYACFCFQTFGDRVKLWITINEPYVCAKLGHEDGVHAPGLKEPGVAAYLVGHNMLRAHAVAWHSYNSFYRPEQRGAVSLAINSDWVEPLHPGSTEGIAATERYLAFTLGWFAWPVFVTGDYPEVMRSAIDAQSKKLGHSGGSRLPSFSQDEPSVLGTADFFALNYYTSRKVKPGGGCGQVLCVKSDRDAVDVLDPSWPVCGVSWLAVVPHGLRRLLKYIKDTFHSPAVYITENGFSQVGPLQMEDVQRCEFYQDTILEVAKAIGEDGVDVRGYFAWSLLDNFEWADGFSVRFGLFHVDFSEAERTRAIYRSGQEYAKIIMKHRSQTSPGLPS